A genomic window from Bubalus bubalis isolate 160015118507 breed Murrah chromosome 11, NDDB_SH_1, whole genome shotgun sequence includes:
- the RNASE2 gene encoding non-secretory ribonuclease isoform X1, translating into MGVHQLPLSPGHSAGSVLTGARAEVLGNMVPIQQDSRLRLILLLGLLGMVISLHAPPNNFTRAQWFEIQHLNMVYTQCNAAMRVVNSYRMVCKDRNTFLHTTFAFVAGICKTPNINCSDRRRMNCHNSSVQVPITDCNLTRNATNYTNCSYRQTSAKKIFIIACEKRSPRDSPSYPVVPVHLDKIM; encoded by the exons ATGGGGGTACACCAGCTGCCCCTGAGCCCAGGACATTCAGCTGGATCTGTTCTCACAGGAGCCAGAGCAGAGGTACTGG GAAACATGGTTCCAATACAGCAGGATTCTCGGCTTCGTCTCATTTTGCTGCTGGGGCTCTTGGGAATGGTGATCTCACTCCATGCCCCACCTAATAATTTTACACGGGCTCAGTGGTTTGAGATTCAGCACTTAAATATGGTCTACACTCAATGCAATGCCGCAATGAGAGTGGTTAACAGTTACAGAATGGTATGTAAAGATAGAAATACTTTTCTCCACACAACATTTGCTTTTGTAGCTGGTATTTGTAAAACCCCAAATATAAACTGCTCTGACCGACGCAGGATGAACTGCCATAATAGCTCAGTCCAAGTGCCTATAACCGACTGCAACCTCACAAGAAATGCAACGAATTACACAAACTGCAGTTACCGACAGACATCGGCAAAGAAGATCTTCATCATTGCCTGTGAGAAGAGATCACCTCGGGACAGTCCCAGTTACCCTGTGGTTCCAGTTCACTTGGATAAGATCATGTAA
- the RNASE2 gene encoding non-secretory ribonuclease isoform X2 — MVPIQQDSRLRLILLLGLLGMVISLHAPPNNFTRAQWFEIQHLNMVYTQCNAAMRVVNSYRMVCKDRNTFLHTTFAFVAGICKTPNINCSDRRRMNCHNSSVQVPITDCNLTRNATNYTNCSYRQTSAKKIFIIACEKRSPRDSPSYPVVPVHLDKIM; from the coding sequence ATGGTTCCAATACAGCAGGATTCTCGGCTTCGTCTCATTTTGCTGCTGGGGCTCTTGGGAATGGTGATCTCACTCCATGCCCCACCTAATAATTTTACACGGGCTCAGTGGTTTGAGATTCAGCACTTAAATATGGTCTACACTCAATGCAATGCCGCAATGAGAGTGGTTAACAGTTACAGAATGGTATGTAAAGATAGAAATACTTTTCTCCACACAACATTTGCTTTTGTAGCTGGTATTTGTAAAACCCCAAATATAAACTGCTCTGACCGACGCAGGATGAACTGCCATAATAGCTCAGTCCAAGTGCCTATAACCGACTGCAACCTCACAAGAAATGCAACGAATTACACAAACTGCAGTTACCGACAGACATCGGCAAAGAAGATCTTCATCATTGCCTGTGAGAAGAGATCACCTCGGGACAGTCCCAGTTACCCTGTGGTTCCAGTTCACTTGGATAAGATCATGTAA